A single window of uncultured Methanospirillum sp. DNA harbors:
- a CDS encoding IPT/TIG domain-containing protein yields MDRKMFIIAAVLSCCLIFSVVSAATTTPAGNATNTTKVIKTTTTAVTTGNATSAVKITKTQTVNATPKAKVLVEPKVVSITPSSGSLGEKVGFNLTGSDFDKTAKVYLETEVKNKTKTIEAAKNVVASSSLITGTFKIPTGVPAGDWNVVVKQNGKESTSSVKFTLKE; encoded by the coding sequence ATGGATCGCAAAATGTTCATCATCGCAGCAGTATTATCCTGCTGCCTCATCTTCTCAGTAGTATCGGCAGCAACAACCACTCCGGCAGGTAACGCAACCAATACTACTAAAGTTATAAAGACCACCACAACCGCTGTAACCACAGGCAATGCAACGAGCGCTGTTAAGATCACAAAAACCCAGACCGTCAACGCTACTCCAAAAGCTAAAGTCCTGGTAGAACCAAAGGTCGTCTCAATTACTCCAAGCTCAGGCAGCCTTGGAGAAAAAGTCGGATTCAACCTGACCGGCTCTGACTTTGACAAGACAGCCAAAGTGTACCTTGAGACCGAAGTCAAGAACAAGACTAAGACCATCGAAGCAGCAAAGAATGTTGTGGCATCAAGTTCCCTTATCACTGGAACATTCAAGATTCCAACCGGAGTTCCGGCAGGTGACTGGAACGTGGTCGTCAAGCAGAACGGAAAGGAAAGCACTTCATCCGTGAAGTTTACTCTTAAAGAATAA
- a CDS encoding DJ-1/PfpI family protein, whose product MKIAFILYDQVTLLDFAGLYDPITRLKTMGFCPDLEYVVSSRTKQVRSSEGLVLIPDEICTDFKSYDYVLIPGGDGVKDLMKSPEYLGWISSAGPDTTIAALCGGVLLLGAAGLLRDKKATTHPAMQEVLKHFAREVLADRIVHDGRIITAGGVTAAVDLGLYITEQIAGCEVRKSIQKQMDYPYYPDMG is encoded by the coding sequence ATGAAGATAGCATTTATTCTCTATGATCAGGTTACACTCCTGGATTTTGCCGGGCTTTATGATCCGATCACTCGTCTGAAAACCATGGGTTTTTGTCCGGATTTAGAATATGTCGTTTCGTCCCGTACAAAACAGGTTAGATCATCAGAAGGTCTTGTTCTGATTCCCGATGAAATCTGCACCGATTTCAAATCATACGACTATGTTCTCATACCCGGTGGTGACGGGGTTAAGGACCTGATGAAGAGTCCTGAGTACCTCGGTTGGATCTCTTCAGCTGGTCCGGATACAACCATTGCAGCTCTATGTGGTGGGGTTCTTCTCCTCGGGGCAGCAGGGCTTCTTCGTGACAAAAAGGCGACAACTCACCCGGCCATGCAGGAAGTACTGAAACATTTTGCCCGGGAAGTTCTGGCAGATAGAATTGTTCACGATGGCAGGATTATCACGGCAGGAGGAGTGACCGCTGCAGTAGACCTTGGTCTGTATATTACAGAACAGATTGCCGGTTGCGAGGTCAGAAAGAGTATCCAGAAACAGATGGATTATCCGTATTATCCAGATATGGGATAA
- a CDS encoding TspO/MBR family protein codes for MIVCIVLPLLVGAVGSVITTASIPVWYSTLTKPWFTPPNWVFAPIWTILYCMMGVSLWLIIKDGFDDDEVKDGAICFAAQLALNFLWSIAFFGLKSPFMGLMVIIILLGLIALTIQRFKRVSKPAAYLLIPYFCWTCCATVLNTAIILQN; via the coding sequence TTGATTGTATGTATTGTCCTTCCACTCCTTGTCGGTGCTGTAGGATCAGTTATTACAACCGCTTCAATACCAGTCTGGTATTCCACACTCACAAAACCATGGTTCACTCCTCCAAACTGGGTGTTCGCACCGATATGGACTATACTTTATTGTATGATGGGTGTATCTCTCTGGCTCATCATCAAAGACGGATTTGATGATGATGAGGTAAAAGACGGGGCGATATGTTTTGCCGCTCAGTTAGCACTCAATTTCCTATGGTCGATCGCTTTCTTCGGGCTCAAATCTCCGTTTATGGGATTAATGGTAATTATAATCCTTCTTGGCCTCATTGCTCTTACAATTCAAAGATTCAAACGTGTTTCAAAACCTGCAGCCTACCTTCTCATTCCATATTTCTGCTGGACTTGTTGCGCTACGGTTCTGAATACAGCGATAATCCTCCAGAACTAG
- a CDS encoding methyl-accepting chemotaxis protein, translating to MMLGISVIPLLIIGSIGIFSLLSVSGSIDSKVTEIGNESVTISTGALQKLAEENVIQNTESIAKEIEIYLIDHPDKTWQDLFKDPAFRAIAVQPIGSQGYSLLGDPVGFKNLMHSSKTKEGVSYETYKVDQPELYEIVSKIKSGSPVTGYYKSKEADGSYRDKFISYYPVNLTTKDGVRLVTGIAVYIDEFLLPAKTLEEKLRTENKSLVDDLANSTRQAIILIAIIAILTIIAVIFIGLAFSRQTTAPLEKTARMISEMGRGHLTERLNLDRDDEIGILGREMDAFSDNLQNTVVSALKKIASGDLSVTVEPKDENDEISHALIQLITSLSGITGEIRMLIQDAENGQLEKRGNASKFIGAYREIIIGINNMLDAITTPLNEALRVSEQFSQATFSARFDESVETRGDLIALKDGLNTIGVELSLAIKEVSEQVSSLTASSEEAAASIEEVTAGASSIAQSSSVVSSNAENSVHAVEQVLEAMEELNRSVASVAAKVESVSNLTQDANATSVKGVEKAAVAEGGIKAINIAVSDVGTIITEIRDQMIEIGKIVDIISNIADQTNLLALNAAIEAARAGEAGMGFAVVANEVKTLAQESQGSAENIARIIGSLQKQSNRAATAMNQANTEVSRGSVAISDTIQFFNEIAGQIEEISKNMIEVVALSEEETATVQEITSSVSEVKSMSVETAKEAISSASASEDSASALNQISTIINDLSVIATRIDESMSRLNH from the coding sequence ATGATGCTTGGAATTTCAGTTATCCCTTTACTTATCATCGGATCTATCGGGATATTCAGTCTCTTATCAGTCAGTGGTTCAATTGACTCCAAGGTTACCGAGATCGGTAACGAATCTGTCACCATTTCAACAGGGGCTTTGCAGAAACTTGCAGAAGAAAATGTCATACAGAATACGGAATCCATTGCGAAGGAGATAGAGATATATCTAATTGACCATCCTGATAAAACATGGCAGGATCTCTTTAAAGATCCGGCTTTCAGGGCAATAGCAGTGCAGCCTATCGGTTCTCAGGGGTATAGTCTTCTTGGGGACCCGGTAGGATTCAAAAACCTGATGCACTCCTCCAAAACAAAGGAAGGAGTGTCGTACGAGACGTATAAGGTAGATCAGCCAGAACTCTATGAAATTGTGTCCAAAATTAAAAGTGGATCTCCGGTTACCGGATATTACAAGTCAAAGGAAGCAGATGGCTCATATCGCGACAAGTTTATCAGTTATTATCCGGTAAACCTGACAACAAAAGACGGGGTCCGGCTGGTTACCGGTATAGCGGTTTACATTGATGAGTTCCTGTTGCCGGCCAAGACTCTTGAGGAGAAATTACGGACTGAAAATAAGAGTCTTGTCGATGATCTTGCCAATTCAACGAGGCAGGCAATAATTCTCATCGCTATCATCGCAATACTCACTATCATTGCGGTCATCTTCATCGGTCTTGCCTTTTCACGACAGACCACAGCACCACTGGAAAAGACTGCGAGGATGATCAGCGAGATGGGGAGAGGTCACCTTACAGAACGGCTCAATCTTGACAGGGATGATGAGATCGGGATTTTGGGGAGGGAAATGGATGCATTTTCCGACAACCTTCAGAATACTGTTGTCTCTGCCCTCAAAAAGATTGCATCAGGTGATCTTTCTGTTACAGTTGAACCCAAGGATGAGAATGATGAGATCTCACATGCTCTTATCCAGTTGATCACCTCTCTATCCGGTATCACCGGTGAGATCAGAATGTTGATTCAGGACGCCGAGAACGGCCAACTGGAAAAACGTGGCAATGCTTCCAAGTTCATTGGAGCATACAGGGAGATCATTATTGGCATCAATAATATGCTTGATGCGATCACTACTCCTCTCAATGAAGCTCTTCGCGTTTCAGAACAGTTTTCTCAGGCTACGTTTTCAGCCCGGTTTGATGAATCAGTAGAGACAAGAGGCGATCTGATCGCTCTTAAGGATGGACTGAACACGATCGGAGTTGAACTCTCATTAGCCATCAAAGAAGTCTCTGAACAGGTGAGTTCTCTTACTGCCTCATCTGAAGAGGCTGCAGCAAGTATTGAGGAGGTAACAGCAGGTGCATCATCCATTGCCCAGAGTTCATCAGTGGTAAGTTCCAACGCCGAAAACAGTGTTCATGCCGTTGAGCAGGTTCTTGAGGCTATGGAGGAATTGAACAGGTCAGTGGCATCTGTTGCAGCAAAGGTGGAGTCGGTCAGTAATCTCACCCAGGATGCCAATGCAACATCTGTGAAAGGAGTTGAGAAGGCTGCTGTAGCAGAGGGTGGAATAAAGGCTATTAATATTGCAGTATCTGATGTTGGTACAATTATTACCGAGATCAGAGATCAGATGATTGAGATTGGTAAGATCGTTGATATCATCAGCAATATTGCAGACCAGACTAATTTACTTGCATTGAATGCAGCAATTGAGGCTGCACGGGCAGGGGAAGCTGGAATGGGATTTGCCGTTGTGGCAAATGAAGTAAAGACTCTTGCACAGGAATCCCAGGGCTCGGCAGAGAACATTGCACGGATCATCGGTTCCCTGCAGAAACAGTCAAATCGTGCTGCAACGGCAATGAACCAGGCAAATACCGAGGTATCAAGAGGTTCAGTAGCTATTAGTGATACAATTCAGTTCTTTAACGAGATTGCAGGTCAGATAGAAGAGATCTCCAAGAACATGATCGAGGTGGTAGCATTATCTGAGGAAGAGACTGCAACAGTACAGGAGATCACCTCAAGTGTCTCAGAAGTTAAAAGCATGTCAGTGGAGACTGCAAAAGAGGCAATTAGTTCAGCCTCGGCTTCAGAGGATTCAGCCTCTGCACTCAATCAGATATCAACAATAATTAACGATCTCTCTGTGATTGCAACTCGTATTGATGAGTCTATGTCAAGACTTAATCACTAA
- a CDS encoding MFS transporter: MFFRNYRNIPIRFSGKGLRPDYSEWAIVFVTAIASFISAFDMSVVNIVLPVISKSMNASVGDVSLSVTVYLLVLSGLILSLGRIGDFIGFKKIFLIGFVIFAIGSLLCGFSFNIQFLIISRIIQAIGGAMFTAVGPAIITTAIPKQKRGKSLGFQVSLSALGFASGPGIGGLCSEFLGWRWIFFLNIPIVILGIYFGRKYLPDITKNVGLRHFDLFGMVASFVCIASLLLGFSLYQVPGTSDSTLLLCFLVGCIALCAFIISEKRSKHPLIYPGIFRNKNFTLGVISCIIVMALFSGVTYLLPYYLIGFRKLDPILSGLIMTAPAVMSIVVAPISGWLADINGSRMVSVGCIIITIIAFFLFSTLNDSTSILVIVVYLIIMRFSTTAFSSPNGRLIMSSCPQGAEGNASGILMTARYAGMNAGIALFQTIFAVRMYIEGVPRDGTPLVGRITHAMSLTGYQTVYLVAMVLATIALFLVLRTRNET, translated from the coding sequence ATGTTTTTCCGAAATTATCGCAATATTCCGATACGGTTTTCCGGGAAAGGTTTACGCCCAGATTATTCTGAATGGGCCATAGTATTCGTCACCGCAATTGCCTCCTTCATCAGTGCTTTTGATATGAGTGTGGTGAACATTGTTCTCCCCGTTATTTCAAAATCAATGAATGCTTCGGTCGGGGATGTCTCATTATCAGTGACCGTGTACCTCCTTGTCCTCTCAGGCCTGATCCTGTCACTGGGGCGTATCGGGGATTTTATAGGTTTTAAAAAGATTTTTCTGATTGGATTTGTGATATTTGCGATAGGTTCCCTGTTATGCGGTTTTTCTTTCAATATTCAGTTTCTTATTATCTCCAGAATCATTCAGGCAATTGGAGGGGCCATGTTTACTGCAGTGGGCCCTGCGATCATCACAACTGCTATCCCAAAACAAAAGAGAGGGAAGTCTCTTGGGTTTCAGGTCTCTCTGAGTGCCCTTGGTTTTGCATCCGGCCCAGGGATTGGTGGATTGTGTTCAGAGTTTCTGGGATGGAGATGGATCTTTTTTCTTAATATTCCCATAGTCATTCTGGGCATCTATTTTGGAAGAAAATATCTACCTGATATTACGAAGAACGTAGGCCTGAGGCACTTTGACCTGTTCGGGATGGTAGCAAGTTTTGTATGCATCGCCTCACTCCTCCTGGGTTTCTCATTATATCAGGTTCCTGGGACTTCTGATTCGACTCTTCTTCTCTGTTTCCTGGTTGGATGTATCGCGTTGTGTGCTTTTATCATATCAGAAAAGCGATCAAAGCATCCCTTGATCTATCCTGGAATTTTTAGAAACAAGAATTTCACCCTTGGGGTCATCTCCTGTATTATCGTCATGGCCCTGTTTTCAGGTGTGACATATCTTCTCCCATATTACCTGATAGGGTTCAGGAAACTTGATCCGATCCTTTCAGGGCTGATTATGACTGCTCCGGCAGTGATGTCAATAGTTGTTGCCCCGATCTCCGGCTGGTTGGCAGATATAAACGGAAGTCGAATGGTCTCTGTCGGATGCATTATCATCACTATCATTGCATTCTTCCTCTTCAGTACACTAAATGATTCTACAAGTATCCTGGTAATTGTCGTTTATTTGATCATCATGCGTTTTTCAACCACTGCATTTTCCAGCCCGAATGGAAGACTGATTATGTCATCCTGTCCGCAAGGTGCAGAAGGAAATGCCTCAGGTATTTTGATGACTGCCCGGTATGCTGGTATGAATGCTGGTATAGCCCTGTTTCAGACGATCTTTGCGGTCCGGATGTACATAGAAGGTGTTCCCCGTGATGGCACTCCCCTGGTCGGGAGGATTACTCATGCTATGTCATTGACGGGGTATCAGACCGTGTACCTTGTGGCCATGGTATTAGCGACCATTGCACTGTTTCTGGTTCTCCGCACCAGAAACGAAACATAA
- a CDS encoding oligosaccharyl transferase, archaeosortase A system-associated codes for MQYNSTRKGIIIGLSLLALTIIAFYIRMWPGFVSNLNVISNVAMDDPMYNLRMVEQTVANFPNYAWFDPMTYYPQGQPQHWGPLFTLISAAACILVGATTRVDIASVCLFIPGIMAALMIPVTYATVKLVSDWKSGVAAAFFMTIIPGQYFFRSYYGYFDHHIGEVLFSSVFCLCYLFALVYCRKTPVQIDDKSTWKIPILIGILCGITYVLGLAIMPTMLVFALIVAIITPIWFMIQRHNNHLGASALVINTTTFIIAILGFYSIGVNTSQLGMDFYSTGHPIAYGLIILGTWLLFGFSYYLRNKSFTSYVLAIIGVTVLGIVLFALLFPSMFTYFLQNANAFFGEDIHWKTILEARQWTFFDAWHTFNFSLFLFAGGILILLRKFWRDTNPSYIFLMIWTGLILFATCEHIRYEYYLAVPVAILSGITVGTTINLAIASRKLTKGPAEQEQKKHSPKSESKKVQGSPHHNTGVKRGAGIVLLAIVAIMSILFSMNAIADDQSLGIFQLNTDWWEACSWLENNTPDTGLDFYKIYEEKSFHQPSESYGIMSWWDYGHIILELGDRLPNANPFQFGVSGDDGAARFFITTNESVASGILDRLHTKYVMTDYEIDTGKFPAMTTWDNPEVGADPYMRSFILPDPDNPNIGQNIPFFMEPYYRTMVSRLHNFDGSMQEPGKVHYIQYADPSYSHTSNPLIVNGSEVPYQLGQEFLKNDQNNPDRQYNSTLVNYVYTSPLSTVPALNHFRLIHESPTRASPDELPDVRYVKIFEYVSGAHLAGEGILEIPVKTNTGRTFTYRQESINGSFTLPYPTDAKVGDVQTLGPYKNVQTGKEYVVSEEQVQNGENIS; via the coding sequence ATGCAGTATAATTCCACCCGCAAGGGAATAATCATCGGATTATCACTCCTTGCCTTAACGATCATTGCATTTTACATCCGAATGTGGCCGGGATTTGTATCAAATCTCAACGTAATCTCGAATGTAGCCATGGATGATCCCATGTACAACCTGCGAATGGTTGAGCAGACCGTTGCAAATTTCCCAAACTATGCATGGTTTGACCCGATGACTTATTATCCACAAGGTCAGCCGCAGCATTGGGGACCACTGTTTACGCTCATATCTGCAGCCGCGTGTATTCTTGTCGGTGCAACCACCAGGGTGGATATAGCCTCGGTCTGCCTGTTCATACCTGGTATCATGGCTGCACTCATGATCCCGGTCACGTATGCTACGGTTAAACTGGTATCTGACTGGAAGAGTGGAGTTGCTGCAGCATTCTTCATGACCATTATTCCGGGTCAGTACTTCTTCAGGTCATACTACGGGTACTTCGACCATCATATCGGAGAAGTCCTATTCAGTTCAGTATTCTGCCTGTGTTACCTGTTTGCACTGGTTTATTGCAGAAAAACCCCGGTTCAGATAGATGACAAAAGCACATGGAAGATCCCTATACTGATCGGAATACTCTGCGGGATTACCTATGTCCTCGGCCTCGCGATAATGCCTACGATGCTGGTTTTCGCACTCATTGTTGCGATTATTACACCGATCTGGTTCATGATCCAGCGGCACAATAACCATCTCGGGGCATCAGCCCTGGTCATTAATACAACCACCTTCATCATAGCAATCCTTGGATTTTATTCGATTGGCGTAAACACATCCCAGCTCGGAATGGACTTTTATTCAACCGGGCATCCGATTGCATACGGTCTCATTATTCTCGGAACATGGCTTCTCTTCGGGTTCTCATATTACCTGCGCAATAAATCATTCACCTCCTATGTCCTTGCAATAATTGGAGTTACAGTCCTTGGAATTGTACTGTTTGCCCTGCTCTTTCCCTCGATGTTCACGTACTTCCTTCAGAATGCAAACGCATTCTTCGGAGAAGACATTCACTGGAAAACAATTCTGGAGGCCAGGCAATGGACGTTCTTTGATGCATGGCACACCTTCAACTTCAGCCTGTTCCTGTTTGCCGGGGGGATCCTTATTTTACTCAGGAAATTCTGGAGGGATACAAATCCATCATATATTTTCCTGATGATCTGGACCGGGTTGATTCTATTTGCAACATGTGAACACATTAGATACGAGTATTACCTGGCAGTTCCAGTGGCTATACTATCTGGCATTACGGTAGGAACCACAATCAATCTTGCAATAGCTTCCAGAAAACTAACAAAAGGACCGGCAGAACAGGAGCAGAAGAAACACTCACCAAAATCAGAATCAAAAAAAGTCCAGGGTAGTCCTCATCACAACACAGGAGTCAAAAGAGGAGCCGGGATTGTTCTGCTTGCCATCGTAGCAATTATGAGTATTCTCTTCTCGATGAATGCCATTGCCGATGACCAGTCACTCGGAATTTTTCAACTGAACACTGACTGGTGGGAAGCATGTTCATGGCTTGAAAATAACACCCCGGATACAGGTCTTGACTTTTACAAGATATACGAGGAAAAATCGTTTCACCAGCCTTCAGAATCCTATGGAATTATGTCCTGGTGGGATTACGGACACATCATCCTCGAACTCGGAGACAGATTGCCAAATGCAAACCCATTCCAGTTCGGAGTATCCGGAGATGATGGTGCAGCAAGGTTCTTTATCACTACTAATGAGTCAGTAGCATCAGGAATTCTTGACAGACTTCACACCAAATACGTGATGACCGATTACGAAATAGATACCGGAAAGTTCCCGGCCATGACCACCTGGGATAACCCTGAAGTTGGAGCAGATCCATATATGCGTTCGTTTATTCTTCCTGATCCGGATAACCCGAACATCGGCCAGAACATTCCATTCTTCATGGAACCATATTACCGGACCATGGTCTCACGTCTCCATAACTTTGATGGATCGATGCAGGAACCGGGAAAAGTCCATTACATCCAGTACGCGGACCCGAGTTACTCACATACCAGCAATCCATTGATTGTAAATGGATCAGAGGTTCCATACCAGCTTGGCCAGGAGTTTCTGAAGAATGATCAGAATAACCCAGATCGGCAGTACAATTCAACTCTCGTGAATTATGTGTACACATCACCGCTCTCAACAGTTCCTGCCCTGAATCACTTCAGGCTTATCCATGAGTCACCAACCCGGGCGTCTCCTGATGAACTGCCTGATGTCAGGTATGTGAAGATCTTTGAGTACGTTTCAGGTGCACATCTTGCAGGGGAGGGTATACTTGAGATCCCGGTCAAGACAAACACCGGAAGAACATTCACTTACCGGCAGGAGAGCATCAACGGATCATTCACTCTTCCGTACCCGACCGATGCAAAGGTTGGAGATGTTCAGACACTAGGACCGTATAAAAACGTCCAGACAGGAAAGGAGTACGTTGTGTCCGAGGAGCAGGTTCAAAATGGAGAGAATATCTCCTGA
- a CDS encoding ABC transporter permease — MDIIYTIWLRNMIRYMRSKSRIIGSISMPLFFLLFLGFGLNSVVNIPGFGENYIQFLIPGMVAMSVLFTSVFSGIQIIWDKQFGFLKETLVAPVTRLEIMLGQTFGGATTAVIQGIMIMVISLLVGLKVQSLLGFLIALGFMVLIGISFTAFGIAIASRMEDMTGFQLIMNFVIFPIFGLSGALFPISSLPSWLSPITMFDPLTYGVEGIRYGLTGVSQISPVVSLAVIGGFACAMTIIGTFLFKKISI; from the coding sequence ATGGATATTATCTATACGATCTGGCTTCGGAACATGATTCGGTACATGCGATCCAAGAGCCGGATAATCGGAAGCATCAGTATGCCTCTGTTCTTCCTGCTTTTCTTAGGATTCGGGCTGAATTCTGTTGTAAACATCCCCGGATTTGGTGAGAATTATATCCAGTTCCTGATACCCGGAATGGTTGCAATGAGTGTCCTGTTCACCTCAGTATTCTCCGGGATTCAGATAATCTGGGACAAGCAGTTTGGATTTTTAAAAGAGACACTCGTTGCCCCGGTAACGAGACTTGAGATCATGCTTGGTCAGACCTTTGGTGGTGCAACAACTGCGGTTATTCAGGGTATAATGATCATGGTCATCTCGCTCCTTGTGGGACTAAAGGTTCAGAGTCTCCTGGGATTTCTGATTGCACTCGGGTTCATGGTGCTCATCGGCATATCCTTTACCGCGTTTGGTATTGCAATCGCATCCCGGATGGAGGATATGACCGGATTTCAACTCATCATGAACTTTGTGATATTCCCAATATTCGGCCTTTCAGGAGCATTGTTCCCTATAAGTTCGCTTCCATCCTGGCTATCGCCAATAACCATGTTTGATCCACTCACATACGGGGTTGAAGGGATCAGGTATGGCCTGACCGGGGTAAGTCAGATCAGTCCGGTAGTAAGCCTTGCTGTTATCGGCGGATTCGCCTGTGCCATGACAATTATCGGAACATTCCTGTTCAAAAAGATCTCAATCTGA
- a CDS encoding ATP-binding cassette domain-containing protein codes for MTTAIVVKDLTKKFNDLVAVNQISFEIQQGEIFGLLGPNGAGKTTTLSMLATMQKPTSGYAKVQGKDIEKDEDGVRKSIGIVFQDQSLDEELTAAENMDFHGRLYRIPPQIRRERIDELLHLVELDERKNDIVKTFSGGMRRRLEIARGLLHHPSVLFLDEPTLGLDPQTRNHLWEYIATLSKEKNISIILTTHYMEEADRLCDRIAIIDNGTIIALDTPENLKNGIGGDIITITTPEFEKASKILDEPWINRLEVYNDEVRISLQNAEQHISEIITILNQHQIPIASVSIHKPTLEDVFLSYTGKKIREEEGDKKEMMRRHLRMRRH; via the coding sequence ATGACAACCGCTATTGTGGTAAAAGACCTGACTAAAAAATTCAACGATCTCGTTGCGGTAAATCAGATCTCATTTGAGATACAGCAGGGAGAGATATTCGGCCTTCTTGGCCCAAACGGCGCCGGAAAAACAACAACACTATCCATGCTTGCAACCATGCAGAAACCTACATCAGGTTATGCAAAAGTCCAGGGAAAAGATATCGAAAAGGACGAAGATGGAGTCAGAAAATCTATCGGCATCGTATTTCAGGATCAGAGCCTGGATGAGGAACTTACCGCTGCCGAAAACATGGACTTTCATGGACGACTCTACCGGATTCCTCCTCAAATCAGAAGAGAACGGATCGATGAACTGCTTCACCTGGTCGAATTAGATGAGCGAAAAAATGACATCGTGAAGACATTCTCCGGTGGCATGAGACGAAGGCTTGAGATTGCAAGGGGTCTGCTTCATCATCCGTCCGTCCTGTTCCTTGACGAACCGACCCTGGGTCTTGATCCGCAGACACGAAATCATCTCTGGGAGTATATCGCAACGTTGAGCAAAGAGAAGAACATCTCCATCATTCTTACAACTCATTACATGGAAGAGGCAGACCGGCTCTGTGACCGGATTGCAATCATCGACAACGGAACAATCATTGCACTCGATACCCCTGAGAACCTGAAGAATGGAATCGGCGGGGATATCATAACGATAACAACACCAGAGTTCGAAAAAGCTTCAAAAATCCTTGATGAACCCTGGATAAACCGCCTTGAGGTCTATAATGACGAGGTTAGAATAAGTCTGCAGAATGCAGAGCAACATATCAGCGAGATCATCACCATCCTGAATCAGCACCAGATTCCGATAGCATCAGTATCTATTCACAAACCAACTCTTGAGGATGTCTTCCTCTCGTACACCGGCAAAAAGATCCGTGAAGAAGAGGGCGACAAGAAAGAGATGATGCGAAGACATCTTCGGATGAGGAGGCACTAA
- a CDS encoding PadR family transcriptional regulator, producing the protein MRDNREIMSSFMRRFHRIGHLRGYGGLKILVLHLLSEGPKNGAELMDAIDVMSHGHWKPSPGSIYPLLSKAVEENLLTKREDRKYELTDAGLEEISMFKTGCTSNPDSIEGILSEIDNNLSYLEDLSDDKLAPHSRLLQNISQKISRINETVKSTGKEA; encoded by the coding sequence ATGAGAGACAATCGAGAAATAATGAGTTCATTCATGAGAAGATTTCACCGGATTGGTCACTTACGGGGATATGGTGGTCTTAAAATTCTGGTGCTCCACCTCCTGAGTGAGGGTCCCAAAAACGGGGCTGAACTCATGGATGCTATCGACGTAATGAGTCATGGACACTGGAAACCCTCCCCCGGATCTATCTATCCGTTACTCAGTAAAGCAGTCGAAGAAAATCTGTTGACAAAAAGAGAAGATCGCAAGTACGAACTTACCGATGCAGGACTAGAGGAAATTAGTATGTTTAAAACCGGATGCACAAGTAACCCTGATTCCATTGAAGGAATCCTGAGTGAGATAGACAATAATCTGTCATACCTTGAAGATCTTTCAGATGATAAACTGGCACCTCATTCAAGACTGTTACAAAACATCAGTCAAAAAATTAGCAGGATCAATGAGACTGTAAAATCTACAGGAAAAGAGGCCTGA